A stretch of the Capsicum annuum cultivar UCD-10X-F1 chromosome 8, UCD10Xv1.1, whole genome shotgun sequence genome encodes the following:
- the LOC107856821 gene encoding uncharacterized protein LOC107856821 isoform X2 has protein sequence MGSLACSWLTGSYPSRTFFNLPSSTTTTSSLPCFTIYCCNSDFTSQLSKNDLKFVLHDALDAFDVNTNHARIAREGFCSQIRKLSTIERETSICINRGVDLGKAALHIAAEDDSLVSHSSVPLPVDDFLERLDHLSMGYCSRYSSSFASSPEHFIHCLEKYLYVNKGFRRNGATSQSETRALYLHSVLTHRCGSASLLLLLYSEILKMLRLWGFLSFDIEVFFPHDSLSSPRGYCKQKTKESDQLRVMTTQSLLKEMLTDLKDAFWPFQLDRTKSPFLRAARAANCSESTNNSEESAFELASVKAALHRLERGVWTSVRFGDMRRALAACERLILLQTDPRELRDYGVLLYHCGFYKEALHYFTLYQDEKESFGLIDNVEEEEAMEKLMIRLNLILMEEGWSLPPDNKRFLRNNSEPW, from the exons atgggtagtttggcttgttCATGGCTTACTGGATCCTATCCTTCTAGAACATTCTTCAATCTCCCATCTTCCACCACTACCACCTCCTCTCTTCCTTGCTTCACTATATATTGCTGTAATTCTGATTTTACATCTCAACTATCCAAAAATGATCTCAAATTTGTTCTTCATGATGCTCTTGATGCATTTGATGTCAATACTAACCATGCTCGT ATAGCGAGAGAAGGATTCTGTTCACAAATTCGAAAACTATCGACTATTGAGAGAGAAACGAGTATTTGTATAAATAGAGGGGTTGATTTAGGAAAAGCAGCTCTACATATAGCAGCTGAGGATGATTCTCTTGTTTCGCACTCCTCTGTTCCGCTACCTGTTGATGATTTTTTGGAGAGATTGGATCATCTATCGATGGGATACTGTTCGCGTTATAGCTCCTCTTTTGCATCTTCTCCGGAGCACTTTATTCACTGTTTGGAGAAGTATTTGTATGTTAATAAG GGTTTCCGAAGGAATGGTGCAACGAGTCAATCAGAGACACGTGCTCTTTATCTTCACTCG GTTTTAACACATCGTTGTGGTTCTGCTTCACTGCTTTTGCTTTTGTACTCAGAGATATTGAAGATGCTGCGCTTGTGGGgttttttaagttttgatattGAGGTTTTCTTCCCTCATGATTCTTTGAGCTCCCCTCGAGGCTACTGCaaacaaaaaactaaagaatCTGATCAACTACGTGTCATGACTACACAATCATTGCTAAAGGAG ATGCTGACAGATTTGAAGGATGCTTTCTGGCCATTTCAGCTTGATCGTACTAAGAGTCCTTTCctgagagcagcacgagctgccAACTGTTCAGAAAGTACCAACAATTCTGAAGAAAG TGCATTTGAGCTTGCATCTGTCAAGGCTGCTCTGCATCGGCTAGAGCGTGGTGTTTGGACCAGTGTTCGTTTTGGGGACATGAGACGTGCACTCGCTG CATGTGAACGTCTTATCCTCTTGCAAACTGATCCTAGAGAATTGAGGGATTATGGTGTTCTACTCTACCATTGTGGATTTTATAAGGAAGCACTCCACTACTTTACATTATACCAGGATGAGAAG GAATCGTTTGGTTTGATTGATAATGTGGAGGAAGAAGAAGCCATGGAGAAATTAATGATTCGCCTAAACCTCATTTTGATGGAGGAAGGTTGGTCTCTCCCCCCAGATAACAAAAGATTCCTGCGCAATAACTCCGAGCCCTGGTAA
- the LOC107856821 gene encoding uncharacterized protein LOC107856821 isoform X1, whose product MGSLACSWLTGSYPSRTFFNLPSSTTTTSSLPCFTIYCCNSDFTSQLSKNDLKFVLHDALDAFDVNTNHARIAREGFCSQIRKLSTIERETSICINRGVDLGKAALHIAAEDDSLVSHSSVPLPVDDFLERLDHLSMGYCSRYSSSFASSPEHFIHCLEKYLYVNKGFRRNGATSQSETRALYLHSVLTHRCGSASLLLLLYSEILKMLRLWGFLSFDIEVFFPHDSLSSPRGYCKQKTKESDQLRVMTTQSLLKEMLTDLKDAFWPFQLDRTKSPFLRAARAANCSESTNNSEESAFELASVKAALHRLERGVWTSVRFGDMRRALAACERLILLQTDPRELRDYGVLLYHCGFYKEALHYFTLYQDEKNCVMQKESFGLIDNVEEEEAMEKLMIRLNLILMEEGWSLPPDNKRFLRNNSEPW is encoded by the exons atgggtagtttggcttgttCATGGCTTACTGGATCCTATCCTTCTAGAACATTCTTCAATCTCCCATCTTCCACCACTACCACCTCCTCTCTTCCTTGCTTCACTATATATTGCTGTAATTCTGATTTTACATCTCAACTATCCAAAAATGATCTCAAATTTGTTCTTCATGATGCTCTTGATGCATTTGATGTCAATACTAACCATGCTCGT ATAGCGAGAGAAGGATTCTGTTCACAAATTCGAAAACTATCGACTATTGAGAGAGAAACGAGTATTTGTATAAATAGAGGGGTTGATTTAGGAAAAGCAGCTCTACATATAGCAGCTGAGGATGATTCTCTTGTTTCGCACTCCTCTGTTCCGCTACCTGTTGATGATTTTTTGGAGAGATTGGATCATCTATCGATGGGATACTGTTCGCGTTATAGCTCCTCTTTTGCATCTTCTCCGGAGCACTTTATTCACTGTTTGGAGAAGTATTTGTATGTTAATAAG GGTTTCCGAAGGAATGGTGCAACGAGTCAATCAGAGACACGTGCTCTTTATCTTCACTCG GTTTTAACACATCGTTGTGGTTCTGCTTCACTGCTTTTGCTTTTGTACTCAGAGATATTGAAGATGCTGCGCTTGTGGGgttttttaagttttgatattGAGGTTTTCTTCCCTCATGATTCTTTGAGCTCCCCTCGAGGCTACTGCaaacaaaaaactaaagaatCTGATCAACTACGTGTCATGACTACACAATCATTGCTAAAGGAG ATGCTGACAGATTTGAAGGATGCTTTCTGGCCATTTCAGCTTGATCGTACTAAGAGTCCTTTCctgagagcagcacgagctgccAACTGTTCAGAAAGTACCAACAATTCTGAAGAAAG TGCATTTGAGCTTGCATCTGTCAAGGCTGCTCTGCATCGGCTAGAGCGTGGTGTTTGGACCAGTGTTCGTTTTGGGGACATGAGACGTGCACTCGCTG CATGTGAACGTCTTATCCTCTTGCAAACTGATCCTAGAGAATTGAGGGATTATGGTGTTCTACTCTACCATTGTGGATTTTATAAGGAAGCACTCCACTACTTTACATTATACCAGGATGAGAAG AATTGTGTAATGCAAAAGGAATCGTTTGGTTTGATTGATAATGTGGAGGAAGAAGAAGCCATGGAGAAATTAATGATTCGCCTAAACCTCATTTTGATGGAGGAAGGTTGGTCTCTCCCCCCAGATAACAAAAGATTCCTGCGCAATAACTCCGAGCCCTGGTAA